From a region of the Lactuca sativa cultivar Salinas chromosome 4, Lsat_Salinas_v11, whole genome shotgun sequence genome:
- the LOC111882126 gene encoding 40S ribosomal protein S7, with protein sequence MYTSMKKIQKDNKDAEPTEFEQSVAQALFDLENTHQELKSDLKDLYINSANQIDVGNKKAVVIHVPYRLRKPFRKIHTKLVRELEKKFSGKDVVVIATRRIVRPPKKGSAATRPRSRTLTAVHDAMLEDVVHPAEIVGKRVRYRLDGSKIIKIYLDPKARNDTEYKLETFSGVYRKLSGKDVVFEYPITEA encoded by the exons ATGTATACCTCAATGAAGAAGATCCAAAAGGACAACAAGGATGCAGAACCCACTGAGTTCGAGCAGAGTGTTGCTCAG GCATTGTTTGACTTGGAAAACACCCACCAAGAGCTCAAGAGTGACTTGAAGGACTTGTACATCAACTCTGCAAA TCAAATTGATGTTGGAAACAAAAAGGCTGTTGTGATCCATGTCCCATACAGATTAAGGAAACCATTCCGCAAGATCCACACTAAGCTTGTTAGAGAACTCGAAAAGAAGTTCAGTGGAAAG GATGTTGTTGTGATTGCAACCAGAAGGATTGTTAGGCCACCAAAGAAAGGCTCAGCAGCCACCAGACCTCGATCACGCACCCTGACAGCTGTCCATGATGCCATGCTGGAAGATGTGGTGCATCCAGCTGAGATTGTTGGGAAACGTGTTAGATATAGGCTCGATGGATCCAAAATCATCAAG ATTTATTTGGATCCAAAAGCTCGTAATGACACTGAGTACAAGTTGGAGACATTCAGTGGAGTTTACAGGAAGCTTTCTGGGAAAGATGTTGTGTTTGAGTACCCAATTACAGAAGCTTGA
- the LOC111882111 gene encoding protein EARLY FLOWERING 5: MKTTKGGKVMNPTDAYRKELRKKELKRNKKERKKVREVGILKKDPETLKEQIDKLEAMKADGALDKARKHKKRQLEDTLNLVIKKRKEYEEKMKEKGEAPVMFSHLGLPRRRTAEEEERAKNLKPEDSVYYHPQWNPTGAPPPGKPPMYKSSIGPIIPLVEGSTSDAAGLESDDVDSSIPPPPPPPPLPQSGGDTEAGDDAPPSSLPLPPPPPMPPKPATTEVGGTILPPPPGPLPPPPPLPQSISTLAPPPPGTAGTAEKSQSLKSDSNISHLPPPPPPPPKPTGNQSEGGSEAKDFSIMVPPPPPPPRQPPPGMIPVLPTDMLPPGMSRFSLPPPPPPPDMRPPPLPPLGIPGPPPPHPGMMMPRPPFGPPPMMRPPLPPGPPPIPMDDQFSRPPTVPQKPSYVKSAASTVVKRPLAQHTPQLTAMVPASVRVRRETAGPKVKPKPSVSSVSVGSVQPGVVTPAVMKQSTVKVLASSSSSSVKPASVDDSYMAFLEDMKALGALDN; encoded by the exons ATGAAGACGACAAAGGGGGGCAAAGTCATGAACCCTACCGACGCTTATAGGAAGGAGCTTCGCAAGAAAGAATTGAAGAGG aacaagaaagaaagaaagaaagtaaGAGAAGTAGGGATACTGAAGAAGGATCCTGAAACCCTCAAGGAGCAAATCGACAAGTTGGAAGCAATGA AGGCGGATGGTGCTTTGGATAAAGCCAGAAAACACAAAAAAAGACAACTTGAGGACACATTGAATCTTGTTATCAAGAAAAGAAAG GAATATGAAGAAAAAATGAAGGAAAAGGGTGAAGCTCCAGTTATGTTCAG TCATCTTGGACTACCAAGAAGACGGACTGCTGAGGAAGAAGAAAGAGCTAAGAACCTAAAACCTGAG GATTCTGTTTATTATCATCCTCAATGGAATCCAACTGGTGCACCTCCACCTGGAAAGCCTCCAATGTACAAGTCATCGATAG GACCAATTATACCCTTAGTGGAAGGTTCAACAAGTGATGCTGCAGGATTAGAGTCAGATGATGTTGACTCGTCGAttcctccaccaccaccgccacctccTCTGCCACAAAGTGGTGGCGATACAGAGGCTGGAGATGATGCACCGCCTTCGTCTTTACCtttaccacctccaccaccaatgCCGCCAAAGCCCGCCACAACAGAGGTAGGCGGCACTATCTTGCCGCCACCGCCTGGCCCTCTTCCTCCCCCTCCTCCACTGCCACAATCCATATCCACCCTAGCACCACCGCCTCCGGGGACTGCCGGAACTGCGGAGAAATCTCAGTCTTTAAAATCAGATTCCAACATTTCTCAccttcctccaccacctccaccaccaccaaagCCCACCGGAAACCAATCCGAAGGTGGTTCAGAAGCCAAGGACTTCTCAATAATggttccaccaccaccacctcctccacgtCAACCACCACCCGGGATGATCCCGGTTTTACCAACAGACATGCTACCGCCAGGGATGTCTCGTTtttcactaccaccaccaccaccacctccagaCATGCGACCACCACCATTACCTCCCCTAGGAATTCCCGGCCCACCACCACCTCATCCGGGAATGATGATGCCAAGGCCGCCATTTGGGCCGCCACCAATGATGAGACCGCCACTTCCGCCCGGACCACCACCAATTCCAATGGATGATCAGTTTTCAAGACCGCCAACTGTACCTCAAAAACCATCATATGTGAAATCAGCCGCTTCCACTGTTGTTAAAAGGCCTTTAGCTCAACATACCCCACAACTAACCGCCATG GTGCCAGCATCTGTACGGGTGAGGAGAGAGACAGCTGGACCGAAGGTGAAACCGAAGCCATCAGTTTCATCAGTGTCAGTTGGTTCTGTCCAGCCTGGCGTAGTAACGCCAGCTGTCATGAAACAGTCAACAGTGAAAGTGTTggcatcatcttcttcttcatcagtgAAACCTGCAAGTGTGGATGATTCTTACATGGCGTTCTTGGAGGATATGAAAGCTCTTGGTGCTCTTGACAACTGA